From the genome of Trachemys scripta elegans isolate TJP31775 chromosome 2, CAS_Tse_1.0, whole genome shotgun sequence:
ACCTTTTGCAAAAGCCTCAAGCATCCATTGTGGTAACTCTAAGTTCCTGGTCACCTGAGATTCATAGGttccattctgaaaaaaatcctCAAGATTCACATCAGACTGTTCATATTCCTTCATGGAAGCGCATAGAAGCTtccttatttcttctctctcaTGCTTTTTAAGATATTTCAGTACATTGTCTATAGCCTCTGTGGGGTCAGCAAAACGGGATAACCAGTTTAGAAGTCCCTGAATGCGGACAtgcttcctccccctccaacCAGAGCCTCCAACTGGCAGGCGCACCTTGCTGAAGAATGTCTCTAGAGCTGGCAGATTAATGTAATCATTACCATTCATTACAGCAAAGAGAGGAAGAAGGGCTTTGTTCATATGACTGAAGTGGCTGCACAGTCTCTCTAAAGAGAAGCATCGAGCTGGAATGTAGCAGTCCAGTGTGCCTTCACAGGTACAAAGGTTTCTCCACTGAAAGTAATTCAGAGGGCAATACCCAGCTTTCAAATCAAAAATACAAAAGTCACTGTCTAAAGTTAATACGGGACAATTCCAATGATTAGCTAATGACATAATATCCCTATCTGCTTCTGAGAAGCACTGGACAAAAGGCACTTCTAATTTGGTCAAGGCTTGCTTGAAAACCTCTCTCGTGAGCAGGGGTAGCACACTTCCACCACCACCTCTAGAGATGGAATATGCTACCTGGATCTTATCCCGGGCTCTTTCCTTTAATGTCACAAACTTCTTATCGGACAAGTCACACCCTCCATCTAACACAACATATGGGTATATTTTGCATACAGACATAGTTTCAAAAAACTTGTGTACAATATCTGTAAAAGAATCATAATCCCCTCCATGCTGGAGGTCTAGATTTGATTCAAAATAAAGCCGATGAAACAAATTATTTCCATCAATGATTATTTTTGTATTCCTTAATTGTAGATCAGTGAAGAACTGCTTATGCTCTCCCACATAGCTCATTAATCCATGGATGCCCATGCTCTTAACCTGTAACACCTGTAGTCAAACAAATGAACAATTTAATTTTCAAGTACAGTGCACAAAACCTCACCCCTAGACTAATGATCAGATTAATACACACTAGCGTTGTCCACTTACCTCAATTCCTGCTAATTCTGAGTCCAAAAGTGACTGTTACAAAACTTTTCCCCAGGGCAAAAGGAAGTGATGCACACTGTTTACATCTAGCTTTTCCCCTGACAGGCCAAACTGTTTTGAACTACAGCTACTAGAATTGCACTACCCCACCCCCATGTGACTTGGAGCTAACGATGCCAACTGACTTTTCTAGTGCCATCCATGGGCATTGAAAATTGCGCATCTAAAAAGGGAAGTGCGCCTACTTCTGTCCTCCAGCCTTTCCAGGCAGTCGTATTCAGTGATTCCCCACCTGAGCAGGAGTAGTGTGTAAATGGCTGAGTTGGTCCGTAAGTTTTTGTTAAGCCGCCCTCAGCCTCTGTGCCACTGAAATAGACACGGGAAA
Proteins encoded in this window:
- the ASTE1 gene encoding protein asteroid homolog 1 isoform X2 codes for the protein MGIHGLMSYVGEHKQFFTDLQLRNTKIIIDGNNLFHRLYFESNLDLQHGGDYDSFTDIVHKFFETMSVCKIYPYVVLDGGCDLSDKKFVTLKERARDKIQVAYSISRGGGGSVLPLLTREVFKQALTKLEVPFVQCFSEADRDIMSLANHWNCPVLTLDSDFCIFDLKAGYCPLNYFQWRNLCTCEGTLDCYIPARCFSLERLCSHFSHMNKALLPLFAVMNGNDYINLPALETFFSKVRLPVGGSGWRGRKHVRIQGLLNWLSRFADPTEAIDNVLKYLKKHEREEIRKLLCASMKEYEQSDVNLEDFFQNGTYESQVTRNLELPQWMLEAFAKGHLSPFISDALLLRRTILHVQVENMQRPSAHTVALPIRQVIYGLLLNASQNSEVTSPSKQSNKLPIVREFDRIQKTLKKSFVPTTMLPLDFCEDHRPLATLTEVSRSDRLKLLLETLGAKANILQPIPSPLWLPVAVTCYWTHYSEPKVKLHHLQALLLGMVFGELHRTSSSPDPVVFHIKDKMVYDQFLKWKEKNFQELLDLDTAHTFCQWQCCLQMGLHLNQLLSTPLPEPEALLWDPCA
- the ASTE1 gene encoding protein asteroid homolog 1 isoform X1, which gives rise to MGIHGLMSYVGEHKQFFTDLQLRNTKIIIDGNNLFHRLYFESNLDLQHGGDYDSFTDIVHKFFETMSVCKIYPYVVLDGGCDLSDKKFVTLKERARDKIQVAYSISRGGGGSVLPLLTREVFKQALTKLEVPFVQCFSEADRDIMSLANHWNCPVLTLDSDFCIFDLKAGYCPLNYFQWRNLCTCEGTLDCYIPARCFSLERLCSHFSHMNKALLPLFAVMNGNDYINLPALETFFSKVRLPVGGSGWRGRKHVRIQGLLNWLSRFADPTEAIDNVLKYLKKHEREEIRKLLCASMKEYEQSDVNLEDFFQNGTYESQVTRNLELPQWMLEAFAKGHLSPFISDALLLRRTILHVQVENMQRPSAHTVALPIRQVIYGLLLNASQNSEVTSPSKQSNKLPIVREFDRIQKTLKKSFVPTTMLPLDFCEDHRPLATLTEVSRSDRLKLLLETLGAKANILQPIPSPLWLPVAVTCYWTHYSEPKVKLHHLQALLLGMVFGELHRTSSSPDPVVFHIKDKMVYDQFLKWKEKNFQELLDLDTAHTFCQWQCCLQMGLHLNQLLSTPLPEPEVTRLYCGTLVHRLCKELKSAHGAENLLISSPKISQLYCDLLHAVKSTVPPDFFQETTKTTKSCKEKNKQATSQAETTRQHATLEAQPLCDVNNRFASLMVED